From Vidua macroura isolate BioBank_ID:100142 chromosome 5, ASM2450914v1, whole genome shotgun sequence, the proteins below share one genomic window:
- the PDE6H gene encoding retinal cone rhodopsin-sensitive cGMP 3',5'-cyclic phosphodiesterase subunit gamma, whose amino-acid sequence MSETPAANLNTGDAPTGPTTPRKGPPKFKQRQTRQFKSKPPKKGVRGFGDDIPGMEGLGTDITVICPWEAFSHLELHELAQFGII is encoded by the exons ATGAGTGAGACCCCAGCCGCCAACCTCAACACTGGAGATGCTCCAACTGGTCCCACCACACCGCGCAAGGGGCCTCCCAAGTTCAAGCAGAGACAGACAAGGCAGTTCAAGAGCaagccccccaaaaaaggaGTAAGAGG GTTTGGAGATGACATCCCAGGCATGGAGGGGTTGGGCACAG ATATCACTGTGATTTGCCCATGGGAAGCTTTCAGCCATCTGGAACTGCATGAGCTGGCCCAGTTTGGGATCATCTAA